A single region of the Podospora pseudopauciseta strain CBS 411.78 chromosome 1, whole genome shotgun sequence genome encodes:
- a CDS encoding hypothetical protein (COG:S; EggNog:ENOG503PSZ9) yields MGSVATNAWGSIDARKSAKITKAQESRPPSDTPAIYVDLIDPDIGYGVFAARDFSKGDFIFHEAPLIDPTDFCELRELNDEHHGPGQMLDLVTALSLADASQMRFAFPKLAAELGKTLPTSQELAGADLNPLLGTRLVHGQLAWPPNELWEKYDKYIKRIREGVVARGGGSKASVEDRVKIAADFFRSHAFQAEIEGNQNPHPATTRPATIYLLASLVNHSCQPPGARRVLKRRTAAEDSPVVAREAPELRLANFLANLKKESENADNTASSSKSPSTGGKAGTSNNNTAIGSGSKNNADDPDAITPAPKTAQESTGTKDFSEHSDPDDGEEEEDNASGSNSLNQRQRGPNCEWRIGPGQLAKFVLPHHIAVKATRDIKAGEELTWDYGKKKQGFSCRCATCRAGTGRSCCYL; encoded by the exons ATGGGGTCGGTTGCCACCAACGCATGGGGCTCAATTGATGCCCGCAAATCAGCCAAG ATCACAAAAGCTCAAGAGTCTCGTCCACCCAGTGACACACCCGCAATTTACGTCGACTTGATTGACCCGGACATTGGCTATGGCGTCTTCGCTGCCCGTGACTTCAGCAAGGGGGATTTCATCTTCCACGAGGCCCCTTTGATTGACCCAACAGACTTCTGCGAGCTACGTGAGTTGAACGATGAGCACCATGGACCAGGGCAGATGCTAGATCTTGTCACTGCGTTGTCGTTGGCTGACGCCTCCCAAATGCGGTTTGCCTTCCCTAAACTGGCCGCGGAGCTTGGCAAGACATTGCCTACCTCCCAGGAACTTGCAGGTGCCGATTTGAATCCACTTTTGGGGACAAGACTTGTACATGGACAACTGGCTTGGCCTCCAAATGAGTTGTGGGAGAAGTATGACAAGTATATCAAGCGCATCAGGGAAGGAGTTGTGGCTCGAGGCGGTGGCTCCAAGGCATCTGTCGAGGACAGAGTGAAGATCGCAGCCGACTTTTTCCGGAGTCATGCCTTCCAGGCCGAGATAGAGGGAAACCAGAACCCACATCCCGCGACGACGCGGCCTGCCACGATATATCTCCTGGCAAGTTTGGTCAACCATTCCTGTCAACCCCCCGGGGCCAGACGGGTACTCAAGAGGAGGACAGCAGCTGAGGATTCGCCCGTTGTTGCCCGAGAGGCCCCAGAGCTCCGCCTCGCAAACTTCCTCGCAAatttgaagaaggagagtGAAAATGCAGACAACAcggccagcagcagcaaaagtcCCAGCACCGGTGGCAAGGCGGGTACCAGTAACAACAATACTGCCatcggcagcggcagcaaaaACAATGCCGACGATCCAGACGCCATCACCCCAGCCCCCAAGACGGCACAAGAGTCCACTGGCACCAAGGACTTCAGCGAACACTCTGACCCTGacgacggcgaggaagaagaagacaatGCGTCGGGTTCGAATTCCCTCAACCAACGGCAGCGAGGACCCAACTGCGAGTGGCGCATTGGCCCAGGGCAGCTCGCAAAGTTTGTACTACCGCATCACATTGCTGTGAAGGCTACGAGGGATATcaaggctggggaggagctCACGTGGGACTatggaaagaagaagcaaggGTTTTCTTGTCGTTGTGCGACGTGCCGTGCCGGGACGGGCAGGTCTTGCTGTTATTTGTGA
- the RPS15 gene encoding ribosomal protein S15 (BUSCO:EOG092658SK; COG:J; EggNog:ENOG503NXXB) codes for MADEYNAEEAAELKKKRTFRKFSYRGVDLDALLDLTSDELRDVVHARARRKINRGLKRRPMGLIKKLRKAKQEAKPNEKPDLVKTHLRDMIVVPEMIGSVVGIYSGKEFNQVEIKPEMVGHYLGEFSISYKPVKHGRPGIGATHSSRFIPLK; via the exons ATGGCTGACGAATAC AACGCCGAGGAGGCCGCtgagctcaagaagaagagaaccTTCCGCAAGTTCTCTTACCGCGGTGTCGATCTCGATGC TCTCCTTGACCTGACCTCCGACGAGCTCCGCGATGTCGTCCACGCTCGTGCCCGCAGAAAGATCAACCGTGGTCTTAAGCGCCGCCCCATGGGcctcatcaagaagctccGCAAGGCCAAGCAGGAGGCTAAGCCCAACGAGAAGCCCGATCTCGTCAAGACTCACCTCCGTGACATGATTGTCGTTCCCGAGATGATCGGCAGCGTCGTCGGTATCTACTCCGGCAAGGAGTTCAACCAGGTGGAGATCAAGCCTGAGATGGTTGGCCACTACCTTGGCGAGTTCTCTATCTCATA CAAGCCCGTCAAGCACGGTAGACCAGGTATCGGTGCTACCCACTCTTCTCGTTTCATTCCCCTCAAGTAA
- a CDS encoding hypothetical protein (EggNog:ENOG503NWRK; COG:G; CAZy:GH53): MPRPGTWIGSATPHIPLSTMLLPSLSTLLLAGLPAVNAAITYKGVDWSSLLIEERAGMSFKDVNGNTKPLERILVENGVNTVRQRVWVNPSNGEYNMDYNIQLARRAKAVGLGVYIDFHYSDTWADPGKQGIPSGWPTDIDNLSWKLYNYTLESCNRFQDAGIQPTIISIGNEITPGLLWPTGRTNNWGNIARLLRSAAWGIKDSRLSPKPKIMIHLDNGWNWNTQNNWYTNVLRQGTFEASDYDIMGVSFYPFYSEAASLSALKTSLTNMANTWGKEIQVVETNWPVQCPNPRYQFPADVRSIPFSEAGQVQYVTKVADVVRSVNRGNGLFYWEPAWLNNAALGSSCSENTMFAWGGRARSSISVFQRI; this comes from the exons ATGCCTAGGCCGG GTACCTGGATCGGATCAGCAACTCCTCACATCCCGTTATCCACAATGCTTCTCCCATCGTTGTCAACTTTGCTTTTGGCTGGGCTTCCAGCTGTGAACGCCGCCATCACCTACAAAGGTGTGGACTGGTCTTCTCTTCTTATTGAGGAGCGGGCCGGCATGTCGTTCAAGGATGTCAACGGCAACACCAAGCCCCTCGAAAGAATCCTGGTTGAGAATGGCGTGAATACTGTTCGGCAGCGTGTCTGGGTCAACCCCAGCAACGGCGAGTACAACATGGATTACAACATCCAGCTTGCGAGAAGGGCGAAAGCTGTTGGGCTCGGTGTGTACATCGACTTCCATTACAGCGACACTTGGGCCGACCCGGGCAAGCAGGGTATCCCCTCCGGATGGCCGACCGACATCGACAATCTTTCCTGGAAGCTGTACAACTACACCCTGGAATCTTGCAACAGATTCCAAGATGCCGGCATTCAGCcaaccatcatctccatcgGCAATGAGATCACACCTGGCTTGCTGTGGCCGACAGGAAGAACCAACAACTGGGGAAACATCGCACGCCTGCTGCGTAGCGCCGCCTGGGGTATCAAAGACTCGAGGCTTAGCCCCAAGCCAAAGATCATGATCCATCTCGACAATGGATG GAACTGGAATACTCAAAACAACTGGTACACAAACGTCCTCAGACAAGGAACTTTTGAGGCATCGGACTACGACATCATGGGAGTGTCTTTTTATCCATTCTACTCCGAGGCGGCTTCACTCAGCGCGCTCAAGACCAGTTTGACCAACATGGCCAACACTTGGGGCAAGGAGATTCAGGTCGTCGAGACCAACTGGCCTGTTCAGTGCCCGAATCCAAGATATCAGTTCCCCGCCGATGTCCGAAGCATTCCGTTTTCCGAGGCTGGGCAGGTGCAGTATGTGACAAAGGTGGCAGACGTTGTTCGGTCCGTCAATCGGGGCAATGGATTGTTCTACTGGGAGCCAGCTTGGTTGAACAATGCCGCCTTGGGATCGTCTTGTTCAGAGAACACCATGTTTGCGTGGGGTGGAAGGGCGCGCTCTAGTATTTCTGTTTTCCAGCGCATCTAG
- a CDS encoding hypothetical protein (EggNog:ENOG503NVND; COG:C), producing the protein MTAPKTHPSIVLPSPFAPPTLLQTPTHAPNPNEALIKVTWTCSTPLDLHRAAGNLAIPSFPFHLGTAFAGTIVTLWLSPSLSSSSGLNINHELHETLKEGDRVFGFVSDGNPREAGFQTYVTVPVHKISKLPQGIVGWGLREAVTVPANLVTAFHCLSADLGIRLPWPKPRGFKGGEGKKVLVWGGGSSVGLYVIQVLKHWGYDHVIAVASGKHHGELRRLGARVCFDYRNSGVVGEIGRYLDREGGQGAGPRIPYFVDCIGSRDGTLKPLSKIAERGSKVAVMLPVIEVPAAEGRRPVFAADEKHVEGVVWQEGVEVMGVRTLNYEENGFYRDKLQPEIIPALLAQGAIQPNRTRIVEGATLLERAQNALQLLRDQVPSGERLVWKVSEDEQ; encoded by the exons atgacagcccccaaaacccacccctccatcgtcctcccctccccctttgcgcccccaaccctcctccaaacccccacccacgcccccaacccaaacgaAGCCCTCATCAAAGTAACCTGGACCTGCTCCACCCCGCTCGACCTTCACCGCGCCGCAGGCAACCTCgccatcccctccttccccttccacctcggcACCGCCTTCGCAGGTACAATCGTCACCCTCTGGCTCAGCCccagcctctcctcctcctcgggtCTGAACATCAACCACGAGCTCCACGAGACCCTCAAAGAAGGCGACAGAGTTTTTGGGTTCGTCTCCGACGGCAATCCGAGGGAGGCCGGCTTCCAGACGTACGTCACAGTCCCGGTGCACAAGATCTCCAAGCTACCCCAAGGGATAGTAggctgggggttgagggaggcggttACGGTGCCTGCGAATCTGGTTACGGCTTTTCATTGTCTGAGTGCCGATTTGGGGATACGGCTGCCTTGGCCGAAGCCGAGGGGGTTTaaaggtggggaggggaaaaaggTGCTGgtgtggggagggggcagtTCGGTTGGGTTGTATGTGATACAGGTGCTCAAGCATTGGGGGTATGATCATGTTATTGCTGTTGCGAGCGGGAAGCATCATGGGGAGTTGAGGAGGCTAGGGGCGAGGGTATGTTTTGATTATAGGAAttctggggtggtgggggagattGGGAGGTATCTTGACCGAGAAGGGGGGCAAGGGGCGGGGCCGAGGATCCCGTATTTCGTTGATTGTATTGGGTCTAGGGATGGGACTTTGAAGCCGCTGAGCAAGATCGCAGAGAGAGGGAGTAAAGTGGCGGTTATGTTGCCTGTGATTGAGGTTCCTGCTGcagaggggaggaggccggtgTTTGCGGCGGATGAAAAGcatgtggagggggtggtgtggcaagaaggggttgaggtcATGGGGGTGAGGACGTTGAATTACGAGGAG AACGGCTTCTATCGAGACAAACTCCAGCCCGAGATCATTCCTGCCTTGCTGGCTCAAGGCGCTATCCAACCGAACAGGACCAGGATCGTCGAAGGTGCTACACTGCTGGAGAGGGCACAGAATGCCCTTCAGCTATTAAGGGACCAGGTCCCGTCTGGTGAACGGCTTGTATGGAAGGTGTCAGAGGACGAGCAATGA
- a CDS encoding hypothetical protein (COG:S; EggNog:ENOG50) encodes MLKIAMKRKRDNSRSDFHRYPPRLSAQRQDLKKSGYRSSPLSIQLQRKATAATQIESKRLLTVGHRGYRSSTRVGSVAPLGNTKEDDYYRNDSLKYCRHEEKKKKKIEILADRSRIYTGGGVASARLQIL; translated from the exons ATGCTCAAGATTGCAatgaaaagaaagagggatAACAGCCGGTCAGACTTCCATCGATACCCACCCCGCTTGAGCGCCCAAAGGCAAGACCTCAAGAAATCAGGGTACAGATCATCGCCACTCTCTATACAGTTGCAGCGCAAGGCCACAGCCGCCAC GCAGATCGAGAGTAAAAGGCTTCTCACTGTTGGGCACCGAGGATATCGTTCATCAACCCGGGTGGGATCTGTGGCTCCTTTAGGGAACACAAAAGAGGACGACTACTATAGAAATGATTCTCTGAAGTATTGTCGACatgaggaaaaaaagaaaaagaagattgAAATTTTGGCAGATAGGTCGAGAATATAtactggtggtggggtggccAGTGCACGCCTGCAAATTCTGTGA
- a CDS encoding hypothetical protein (COG:O; EggNog:ENOG503P3NK) — MPSQRRLRALLYIVLAAVVVLLFFTSQARHSRETGAIKDFYHKTMNGLERERGGSQQVIPAHDHDADGDIDEDDAIMAKEMAARLKQAEQKAKENANAKAPNKPDDPKKVIGVGSAAGGHKEEEDGDLEVEETPEEHQVEVELDLILRKSPVIIFSKSYCPYSKRAKGILLEKYVIEPAPYVVELDLHPLGRKIQDRLAIITKRTTVPNIMIYGKSIGGGDDVAALDNDNKLVAKIKGLGGKRVEVSKRFSEKSS, encoded by the exons ATGCCATCCCAACGGCGCCTCCGGGCCCTTCTCTACATCgtcctcgccgccgtcgtggtgctcctcttcttcacttCGCAGGCCCGCCATTCACGAGAGACGGGCGCGATCAAGGACTTCTACCACAAGACGATGaatgggttggagagggaacGAGGCGGCTCGCAGCAAGTGATACCAGCGCACGACCACGATGCCGACGGCGACattgacgaggacgacgccATCATGGCCAAGGAGATGGCTGCTCGGTTGAAGCAAGCAGAACAGAAGGCAAAGGAAAATGCCAACGCAAAGGCACCCAACAAGCCCGACGACCCCAAGAAGGTCATTGGTGTTGGAAGTGCGGCAGGTGGTCacaaggaggaagaggacggggATCTAGAAGTGGAAGAGACGCCCGAGGAGCACCAAGTTGAAGTTGAGCTTGACTTGATATTGAGGAAGTCTCCAG tcatcatcttctccaagTCGTACTGCCCGTACTCTAAGCGTGCCAAGGGCATTCTTCTCGAGAAATATGTCATTGAACCGGCGCCATATGTGGTCGAGCTCGACCTTCATCCTCTGGGCCGCAAAATCCAGGACAGGTTGGCGATCATAACCAAACGAACCACAGTACCAAATATCATGATTTACGGCAAAAGCATCGGTGGCGGCGACGACGTTGCTGCACTCGACAATGATAACAAGTTAGTTGCCAAGATCAAGGGGTTGGGCGGCAAGCGGGTCGAGGTGTCGAAGAGGTTCTCCGAGAAGTCGTCATaa